A window of the Henckelia pumila isolate YLH828 chromosome 3, ASM3356847v2, whole genome shotgun sequence genome harbors these coding sequences:
- the LOC140891233 gene encoding uncharacterized protein: MELCTARGISNLLFHKPPPHIPPSHFRCLIQCRPPFHGQLKKTRSPCGQRYTIMSCLSSTTEATTYEAASPEDTVTVTTSPEDTLPEASAPEETAPVEIVPEPESDTSPEASAPQETTPVEIVPEIAVTEATSDIKDEPESDSAITVEVVESLPVGKKEDYINQPDVLPLEDDSLQLLKFLEDLNIKFNYEDKYSIVALGVGGLIALRIAVAVIGAIDSIPLLPKVLELVGLGYTIWFTTRYLIFEQNREEFVARVKQLKDEVIG; encoded by the exons ATGGAGCTGTGCACAGCTCGAGGCATCTCCAATCTTCTTTTTCACAAGCCGCCGCCTCACATTCCTCCCAGCCATTTTCGATGCCTAATTCAGTGCAGACCTCCTTTTCATGGCCAGCTGAAGAAAACCCGCTCTCCTTGTG GGCAACGATACACAATTATGTCATGTCTCAGCTCCACGACTGAGGCGACCACTTATGAGGCAGCCTCACCCGAAGATACGGTTACTGTGACAACCTCACCCGAGGATACATTGCCTGAGGCATCTGCTCCCGAGGAAACCGCACCCGTGGAAATCGTGCCTGAGCCAGAATCTGACACCTCGCCTGAGGCATCTGCTCCCCAGGAGACCACACCTGTGGAAATTGTGCCTGAGATAGCAGTGACTGAAGCAACCTCTGATATCAAGGATGAGCCAGAATCTGACAGTGCAATAACAGTCGAAGTGGTAGAGTCTCTGCCTGTTGGAAAGAAGGAAGATTACATTAATCAGCCTGATGTGTTACCCCTAGAAGATGATTCATTGCAACTACTTAAGTTCTTGGAGGACCTTAATATAAAG TTCAACTATGAAGATAAATATTCAATCGTCGCGTTGGGCGTTGGAGGCTTAATTGCCCTTAGGATAGCAGTTGCCGTCATAGGTGCCATTGATTCTATTCCCTTG CTCCCAAAAGTGTTGGAACTTGTGGGTCTGGGCTACACGATTTGGTTTACCACTCGCTATCTAATTTTCGAG CAAAATAGGGAGGAGTTTGTTGCTAGAGTCAAGCAGCTTAAGGATGAGGTTATTGGCTGA